One part of the Triplophysa rosa linkage group LG5, Trosa_1v2, whole genome shotgun sequence genome encodes these proteins:
- the LOC130553765 gene encoding uncharacterized protein LOC130553765, with the protein MELMKSMVKAGWGNPQWDYKYMCESYEIWQKMKKIWNQGPERVDKSNKISIDAPSTVKTPPPYDTTVISVQTHAHTNSNLYPSLLSFSSCAQPPPPPELNKETLHAAAQPSMAWVQEGPRIILKPATMTDIDTICKTLPNPNNSNKFVDVFRSHTRYAQLSAYLDDVTESSLIVEIPSLSLDNDDLDGSGIQRDPHEFWWAYPDNVTKFFEQVKLFLDARAHVCRDLTHATNTKQNKGESASAFVSRFKRVWEEDARIPVSGEMSSLFINTCLNNMNPDLAHLVRVTTANLMQQTVDLLTHS; encoded by the coding sequence ATGGAGTTAATGAAATCCATGGTTAAAGCTGGATGGGGTAATCCCCAGTGGGATTATAAATATATGTGCGAATCGTATGAAAtttggcaaaaaatgaaaaaaatatggaaCCAAGGTCCCGAGCGTGTTGATAAATCGAACAAAATCTCGATCGATGCACCGTCAACTGTAAAGACACCTCCACCTTATGATACAACCGTAATTTCTGTCCAAACTCATGCTCACACCAACTCAAATTTGTATCCCTCATTGCTTTCTTTTTCCTCGTGTGCACAACCCCCTCCCCCTCCCGAGTTAAACAAAGAAACTTTACACGCTGCAGCTCAGCCCTCAATGGCTTGGGTCCAAGAAGGTCCTAGAATTATTCTTAAACCGGCAACAATGACAGACATTGATACTATATGTAAAACTCTCCCTAACCCGAATAATTCTAACAAATTTGTAGATGTTTTCCGCTCACACACAAGATATGCGCAATTAAGCGCATATCTTGATGATGTTACTGAATCGTCTCTTATTGTGGAAATCCCTTCTTTAAGTCTTGATAATGATGACTTGGATGGCTCTGGTATACAACGAGACCCTCATGAATTTTGGTGGGCCTATCCCGATAATGTCACTAAATTTTTCGAGCAGGTTAAGCTTTTTCTAGATGCCCGTGCTCATGTCTGTAGAGATCTGACCCATGCCACAAATACCAAGCAAAATAAGGGCGAATCCGCTTCTGCTTTTGTTTCTCGTTTTAAACGTGTGTGGGAAGAAGATGCTCGTATTCCAGTAAGCGGTGAAATGTCCTCACTGTTTATAAAtacgtgcttaaataatatgaatCCTGATTTGGCACATTTGGTTCGTGTAACGACTGCAAATTTAATGCAACAAACTGTTGACTTACTAACGCATTCATGA